The Miscanthus floridulus cultivar M001 chromosome 6, ASM1932011v1, whole genome shotgun sequence genomic interval cctccaacgatgtatcactgccgagacgggccgagccctgctttgggacttgcacgcaggcgcctgcgggcaccatgcggcgcctcggatgctcgtggggaacgctttccgccaagggttctactagtcAACGGCGGTCACcgatgctaccaagctagtatgctcctgcgagggatgctagtactatgcttagcagacacatctcccggccctggccctgcaaaccatccccatcacgtggccgttcatcgtgtgggggctcgacatggtcgggcctctacaaaaggcccccgggggctacacccatctacgggtatcaatcgacaagttctccaaatggatggAGGCTTGTCTGATCAATCGAAttaaatccgagcaggcagtgctcttcttcactgacattatccatagatttggggtccccaacaccatcatcaccgacaacaggacacagttcactggcaaaaagttcctgacattttgcgacgaccaccacatctgtgtggcctggtTGGCTGTAGGACACtcaaggaccaatggccaagtagagtgtgccaatggcatgatcctacaaggcctcaagccaaggattcacaaccggttaaaaaagtttggcaagaaatggttcaccgaactcccatcggtcatctggagcctgaggaacactccaagccgagccacggggttcacgcctttcttcttggtctatggggccgaggccatcctccccactgacttggaatatggttcgccaaggctacaagcctataacgaacaaagtaaccgcaccacccgagaggacgcccttgatcaactagaggaagcctgagacatcgcgctactacactcggccaaataccagcaaagcctatggcgctatcaggcctaacgcatccgaggccgagacttgaaggtaggtgacctggtgttgaggctagcacagagcaacaagggccaccacaagctgaccccgccatgggaaggaccgtacatcatcgcccaagtactgaagcccaggacctacaagctagtcaacgagaagggtgaagtcttcaccaacgcttggaacatagaacagctacgtcgcttttatccctaaatttccaagcattgtatatgtcgtttcttgaaatacaattaaaaagcgttctttagttggtctaattttttgagaaaccccccgagcccatcataGGTCTTGGCAATacagtaacacggcaagggagactcggctctacctcggtagaaccaagcctccctcgggggctagatgggggactccacctaggtcccacgcaccattctttagtcgttttttgcaaaaattcctacgccaagactctagcatgctttgatgaatcagttgtaaaaacccctcggaccaaggtctgtttcctaagcaagaggctggtagagtcgcgagacggcctacacctctgggctatggcactccctcactacctctcacccaagggacggcttaggccccaagggggtgttttgcaaacgaaatctgatcaggagcaacagagggcagaggctcggaaacatgaaaaaaacaactaagaaacacaaatacttcaaaaataaaggcctcaacggccacaagcattacgatacaaaaataactcctactctatttttacatagccctcgaggcccagatcaaggcttagggccttcagcaccggcagatggtaggggaggaaccacctcctcttcaaagagcgtcgccagcgccatgccagggccttccgccgcctccatcagcttcgtgaccgccgcgtcagcctcctcctcatcattaggcaggacatacccatcactgatggccgggagctCAACACCgatgtagtgagaagagatgacggctAGCGCgtgcttgacacccatgtgcagcgctcctcagAGCCACTCCcgcatctggttgctcagcgcgatcaaacggctccctagggagctacctgactaaaccccttcaacctccaaggcctcgtaggCAGAAAGGGCAGCAAGttttagcgcctcgtgctccttgatctcggtctcgagcaccatcTGCACCGCACTAGAAGCCTCGGCTACCTGAGTAACCTctacctctgactctgcaccatagAAAACGGAATGAGGTCGAATGAGGGAAAAACAATCTAAGTTAGGGGCGAAAgcctacggaactcacccttggccttctgctcccagcgtcgggtctcgacctgataggcctcagctttctccttccagcgcagggccttGGCCTGGGAAGCCTCAGCCTCTTCCTTCAAGcattgggcctcgacccgagaagcctcggccaccctagaagcttcactccccagctctgcgtcacacaagggagttagggagcgaacataaggaaaagaaaacaaaatgaggggctaaaactcaccctcgaccatccccctccaaaccacagcctcagttcgtgaggcctcagctgcagcaagggcctcatccaaggcacctttcatcagctggtgcgCCCTCTATTCTGCCCCCAGTTGCCCCACGAGAGCCGCGActgaggccgtagcttcaacggcttggcccctgaaggcatcccgatcgttGACCGCGCGAGTGAGCTCCTCCTctaactccttgacccgcgccgccagaggggcaaGCTGTGTTTGGGCCATGGCTGCCTCGACCTTtgtgtcggcacaacgaaggtggaggtcctctacctccacgCTCCACGCtgataggagctcgttggcgccggcaagaaggcccttctgctgctgaagctggtcccagacgctcctctcccgccggagaaagaccgacttcccaagggactgggtctcgagctcctggggaagtagaacaggggtcattgattgcaacaaaaccagaAGAGGACAATGTCGTgcaagaaaggaaaacacgaacctgggcgactccgggcagttcgtcggccaccatggaTAGGGCCGTCTGTAGTGATCGCTCCGCTAGctagcggtattgctcgaaggtgccccagcgcccaccctcggctgcgtcctcaagggcaaacagaggctccccctcagggtcacgcccacatgagggccgagcttccctcatccAAGATCGGCGCCGGCTATTCCACAGCACCAGCATCCTCGACGTCGACCATCTCCCACAcctgggaagtatcgtcggaggagatcggatagacctccgcctcccaggCGCTCTCTCGTAGCAACAGTggcccctgaaccaagggcaccaccgaggcctccaccgccttcatctccacctccTGGACAGATGGCCTCACCGCCATCACAATGGCCTCAAcagtctcgggggctccggcctccgccatcgtggcctcggtggacgCAGAAACATCGACCGCGGCCACTATGGTCTCGGCGGTCTTGGGCGCcgtggcctccgtcgcctcagcctcgaagACCccaggggcctcggcaaccaagggcacgccggccccatctgactcatgagcctcgccctcatggggcggaagcactccctcccTCATCTACGTAGgggtcgcctcggcagcccctctttgggtggctggctccttcgggtcgacccTCGCCAATGTCGCGTCGTGTTGGATAGTGGCCTGTGCCTCCACCACGTAGTGGACGGAGGAGCCGAggctcgccttgagcgccttaaggggcaccAAGGGAAGCTCATCCATAGGCCACTTCTGACTGAGGAAAAATAACCTATAGGGTCAGCGCAAGACCAAAAGGTgaacggaaggcactatgaccctacCAAGAATACACTTAACTTGAATGGGGTGACAACCGCTTCGCCAtggcaaacctcatccgcaatGGCAGAGgtggcggcagaggcgtcgcctctGTGTCCATCGGCGCTggtcggtcctcaatggaccccggcgcccctttggtcctctgcaggggcggtggcgtcgcctccactaCCACTTGTTCCACCACAGCCgctgagcccaccgggctgacggcgtgtTTGCCCAATGctcgcgcctcgggcgtgtcggccacgGCCTCAGAGTGGGCAACCACCGACCCTAGgtctgcttctcctcctcctcccggcagtgctgggctgcttgccaacgcctcgggcaccacctccactatgtcaggaaggtggtccaggggacctcgccccaacTCGCCCCCATCacccccgtccgaggcctccgtcgacagcgacgacgatggggattcctccaacaggAGACCATCCTTCTATTGTTGACGGcagcgcttatccagctcctcgagCATGAGGATTTGCTTCGTGTGCTTCATCGCCTTGGTGTCTTTCAGCTTTTTCTACACATCGGCGTGTGcgtggttgatcgcccgccgcctcgcatCCTCAGGAACAGGCGGCGAAgaagagcgcacgtccctcatcccctgcaggaacgacagatgtgcataagggaacaaggggtaaggggagactgaggaggctcagaggctacagcaGCATATGACTTACCagtgagaggaacccccgcgacggccgcatcgcgataggggtcaagttgctgcccctcagcttcgcctctaccgtcttccccacccgacgaagaatttcctcgtcggaaagggcagaggaggacatccggatgccctaaATGGGCTTGCCTGGCTTCATCTTGAATAGCcaccgccaccgagccatcagcggcagcaccctccgacggTGGAAGGTGGCCACGACCATAGCCACGGTGAGACCGTGGCCCCATAGCCTCGCCAGTCCATCTAGAAGTGGCTGCTGCTTGGGCTAGTCGTccttcgggacgccgtacttccatctctccgggcaactccccataatccgcccgatgtaggggggaagtcctccgtcgtcactgcaaaggtagaaccaactcgtgtaccaccggcgattggatGACACGAGTTGGGCcgagatgtagaggtgcaggcggtcctggcgcacttggagaatGCAGTtgccggccctcgtcgccttcaTTGTACCCGACGTACCCATCGacttggtagtgtgccccgctcggaataggtggagccataactcccaatggggagcaatccccaagtacccctcgcagacggcaacaaagatagccgcctgagcgatggagttggggttgaagttgtggagctccacgccatagtagtgcgggagcgcctgcatgaaTTGATCCGCCGGGACGTCGAGGCCGTGCTCATGAAAGGAGACAAAGCTCACAATGTAGCCGTCATGAGGCCTCGGCTTTGGCTCACcgtatggagcaatccactctggcctggtggggtctgtcaccgggcgaaggagtccactGTCGACAagtgactgaagcatctcctcggtgacatccgacggatcctaggggtccgcctcgacaacgacgatgtcgctagccatgagtgcgatggaggaatcgggtgcggcggtgagttttttctctctcccacactctcgcttttttctcactttctccctaggctcgctcttctcccctctCCTTCCCGGCACccactgctctagcgatggctcgatggaggcagtgctaatgtaggcaaggtaagacaaggaggggcgagactcttcgggtatttatgcagggaggaggcaaaacgaacgggcgacgaaatcggggaagtttctcCCCCGATCTGGCACAGTTAACCACGAGCTAATTTTGCCGGCCCACACGCCCACGTCTTCCTCATTAAATGCGAGAACAGTTACATCtcatccaccacgtcacgctcggccactatggtAGCAGGCATCGTTTTGCCTCCCTAGGAAACTGCCTGAAAAGGtgcgccacccgttgccgagccaatggggaagatattcccccggcctattcctttcatatgaaggCACCAGGCTCTGAGTCTATTACGGTCTAGTGGTTCAAAGGTTGGGCCctaaggggtttcgacagccgccccaggataatagagtcagggacgactgcgggcgagcctatatggggccgagacccaagcaagcgaaacgcttgggacgcccaaagtcatgtTTGAGAGTGGCaggaaggtctctgaatgggatcccaccatagggaggcaccgagccaccgaggcccagcgaacggcctcggcacccactagagaaatcctctggtactcttggagtgtgtctctggaccgctagccgtcccctagcgaacggggtcaGGCCTTGTAACGTCtagtcccgacatacatggcccaggcccactcttccgaggagtggtcccacccgcgtagcaacccgcttgaacttttGTCCTCGCTTtgttcaaaacggttaaccgaaggttactacgcgtccctggccctggtatttaagtcgatccggTGATCTCAGAGTTTCCAGTATGGTACTAACTGGGTGTGTAGTGTTTTTCCacggtgctacagtacccatgtgAACAGTACCCCCGAATTTGGCCGATCCATTTTTGGGTGAACAGTTCTCGGTCTGTAGTAACCCGAAATTCGGATGCTGCAGTGACCGTCCCATTCTGCTACAGTACCACCGCCCATGACTGGATTGGgttgggcccactttggcccattaggatgttacaggcctccactcggactacccgataatagctcaccggaagtgccaccgctcgtgcccaccgagggtagcgaggcacattccacccctcctttcgagcgaaaaggaagcatgagggtcatacaaaaagttaggggaaccccggacggccttctcgctctatgcagaggctaaggggctcttcctacaaccttgccgagacccagcgaccccggctcgcactcgaaggggctcggcaaaacaaaccctccttctgagcgaaaagaaagcgtgagggtcgtacaaaaagacaagggagctcctaacggccctcttgcagtatgcagaggctagggggctcttcctgcagatatgtcgagaccccacgacctaggctcatgcccaaaggggcctcgacaaacaaaccctcacgcgcgaggggcgtataaaaagccaggggaactcccgatggccctctcgctccacgcagaggctaggggctcttcctgcaactttgtCAAGACCAGCAGCTTCAGCTcacaccagaatgggctcggcaaacaaaccctccgtccaaacgaaaaggatatgtgagggtcggatgaaaaagccaggggacccctgaccgccctcctaCTCCTggtagaggctcgagggctcctcctacacccaagacaaagacaaacggtctaaGTCCACGCTGGAAGTTTTGTTACAAATAGgataaagggcaccaagcccattatggtctaggggttcgaaggctgggcctctagaggtttcgatagccgccttagggcaacagagtcagggacgaccttgGGACGAGCCTACAAATGGCTGAGGCCCGAGTGAACAATCGCTTGGGGCGTCCTAAGTTGtgttcgagaccggcagggaagtctccgaatgggatcccactgtagggaggcaccgagccaccgaggcccagcgaacggcctcggcacccactagagaaaccctttggtactcttggagtgcgtctctggaccgctagccatcccctagcgaatggggtacgggcctccactcggactcacccgataacagctcaccggaagtgcccacgcttgtgcccatcgagggtagcccggcacattccacccctccttccaagcgaaaaggaagcgtgacgGTCATATCCAAAGTCAGGGGggcccctgacggacctctcacTCTGGGCAGAGGTTAGAGGGCTTTTCCTACAGCCtcaccgagacccccgcaacccgaacttgcgcttatgggcttgGCAAATGCGATAAAAACTCCTCGCTCAAACACGAAAATGAAAAAAGCCCTTAGAGGAGTAACTCTactcctccagggccttgggggctacacccggcgggtgcgctcgcgcacacccaccggaacctcaagaaacaaaacccaattcctacgggagcgggaataaaccaagcctcggcaaatcctcagggagagtgcacgcactcccctagaggctcgggggctactgtcgggtaccttagaacaggGTACCCCAAGCGAACATCAAAGGGATCACTTAAGTCCcgtcaaaaaacaaagctagaaggtaagccgtgggcccctcacccgccacgtccaagcccaccaggctctctgcctcgcctcgagcctcgcacaggaggtctcagcatcctgacgcaatctccgcctcgcacgaggctcttcatggaaggcctcggcagggaacacaaTCTCTGCCTCGCGTGAGGCTCTTCACGAAAGGCCTCAGCAGGGAGTGCAATCTCCGTCTCGTGTGAGGCTCTGCTCTCCATCTCGCGCatggcctcattctccgtatcacgcgaggccagcttatccatagtccgtcgcCCCTGCCTCGGCcgatcttcccgacagcatgtcatgtcccattaatactccaaccactcctgcaatctcagctAGATGATGACTCGgcaccacagaatggccgataggacatgaggtcgcatcagcccCATACCGACTGAGACAGGACACGGTGGGGATTACCGGTCATTGTATCCTGatgttgtgcccacgatcagcgcccacactgcactgtgccccgCAATCCCCACCTCGAAAACAACATGACATGGATGGCCTAGCTCGGTTCATCACTGTCTCCAAGCTAGCATCCCAGATCAGCCACCCTCtcagggcctcggcactgtgcaccaaggtctcggctgtCTCGGGGTTCATGcccaccgagaccccccactgcgatgcagcctcggcaccgaccaagcctcgacCTCGTGCATAGTTcgtccacagcggcttgcacgttcaccgccacacccactccgaggcagccaGGGGCTCCCATGACACATAGGGTCGGACGTGACCAACAcatcgccccagtgctccaaggatggaccactctgacgaccacgccaccataggaataggccacagggctcggacacaccgcccCTATTGGCACAACGCTGTATAGTCagtacatgtactgtccttgtcctcc includes:
- the LOC136460539 gene encoding uncharacterized protein, translated to MREGVLPPHEGEAHESDGAGVPLVAEAPGVFEAEATEATAPKTAETIVAAVDVSASTEATMAEAGAPETVEAIVMAVRPSVQEVEMKAVEASVVPLVQGPLLLRESAWEAEVYPISSDDTSQVWEMVDVEDAELGSEASRVAEASRVEAQCLKEEAEASQAKALRWKEKAEAYQVETRRWEQKAKESEVEVTQVAEASSAVQMVLETEIKEHEALKLAALSAYEALEVEGV